A genome region from Natronosalvus rutilus includes the following:
- a CDS encoding ribonuclease H: MAAHGRPALRDLFDESPTPHIAHPPSTHHRDFYVATDGSFRRAGGGLGAVIETRDGTRVGRIATTDVPPDNNVAEYRALHLGLDVLAARAPVDARVGILVDHDELASNVNAAILAAGHPDRKPPRPYTVPAATTYHWRGIIARLNRFGEVRAARIDSSQNPAHPLANAPEEYAHVNRELDRCVLPDPPEVTSTQVPPPSRANRNQGGRASD; this comes from the coding sequence ATGGCCGCTCACGGCCGCCCCGCACTTCGGGATCTGTTCGACGAGTCGCCAACACCGCACATCGCCCACCCCCCGTCGACCCATCATCGTGACTTCTACGTCGCCACCGACGGGTCCTTCCGACGGGCGGGCGGCGGCCTCGGGGCCGTCATCGAAACGCGCGACGGCACGCGCGTCGGTCGCATCGCGACTACCGACGTGCCGCCGGACAACAACGTCGCGGAGTACCGGGCACTCCACCTCGGTCTCGACGTCCTCGCAGCCAGGGCACCGGTCGACGCCCGAGTCGGCATCCTCGTCGATCACGACGAACTCGCGAGCAACGTCAACGCCGCGATCCTGGCCGCCGGACATCCCGACCGCAAACCGCCGCGTCCGTACACCGTTCCAGCGGCGACGACCTACCACTGGCGCGGGATCATCGCCAGACTCAACCGCTTCGGCGAGGTCCGGGCCGCCCGCATTGACAGCAGCCAGAACCCCGCACACCCCCTCGCGAACGCCCCCGAGGAGTACGCCCACGTCAACCGCGAACTCGATCGCTGCGTGCTCCCCGACCCGCCCGAGGTGACGTCGACGCAAGTTCCGCCGCCGTCTCGAGCCAATAGGAATCAGGGTGGGCGGGCGTCGGACTGA
- a CDS encoding ABC transporter permease — MALRKFLVRRILQGVFVLWGVVTVLFGLRAVSPGDPATLILGQGANRELVERVREEEGLNEPIYVQYFDYVEGLLRGDLGYSWQSSRDVSAMVIERIPATVELTVAATIVAIVIAIPLGVVSATRRNEPSDYGATLFSLLGISTPNFWLGLMLILVMSVWFGIPYPDVATDTFSIGIVHIPYPTYIGFDFYGFPTGRRGVSFADAVRAIVFDQSINEMGTWLHYITLPAITLGTYFTALITRLTRSGMIDELGKPYVTATKAKGLPNPLVRYKHVLRNTMIPIITVLGLQMGSLIGGSVITETVFNWPGLGLRLVDALNARDWPLMQGIILFIAISFIVINIAVDALYTSLNPQVNNE; from the coding sequence ATGGCACTGAGGAAATTTCTGGTCAGACGAATACTGCAGGGCGTATTCGTCCTCTGGGGCGTGGTGACGGTCCTGTTCGGCCTCCGGGCCGTTTCACCGGGTGATCCGGCGACGCTGATACTCGGGCAGGGGGCGAACCGGGAGCTCGTCGAACGGGTCAGAGAAGAGGAGGGGCTCAACGAACCCATTTACGTACAGTACTTCGATTACGTCGAGGGGCTTCTCAGGGGAGACCTCGGCTATTCCTGGCAGTCGAGCCGGGACGTTTCGGCGATGGTCATCGAGCGAATTCCGGCGACGGTCGAACTCACGGTCGCCGCGACGATCGTGGCGATCGTCATCGCGATTCCCCTCGGAGTCGTCTCCGCGACGCGCCGGAACGAGCCCTCCGATTACGGCGCGACGCTGTTTTCACTCCTCGGAATCAGTACGCCGAACTTCTGGCTCGGGCTGATGTTGATCCTCGTGATGAGCGTCTGGTTCGGTATCCCGTATCCGGACGTTGCCACCGATACCTTCTCTATCGGAATCGTCCACATCCCGTATCCAACCTACATCGGCTTCGACTTCTACGGGTTCCCGACGGGGAGGCGTGGCGTGAGCTTCGCCGACGCAGTTCGGGCGATCGTCTTCGACCAGTCGATCAACGAGATGGGAACCTGGTTGCACTACATCACCCTTCCAGCGATCACCCTCGGGACGTACTTTACTGCGCTCATCACCCGGCTCACCCGGAGCGGCATGATCGACGAACTCGGGAAGCCTTATGTGACGGCGACGAAGGCGAAAGGGTTGCCGAACCCGCTCGTTCGTTACAAGCACGTCCTTCGTAATACGATGATTCCGATCATCACGGTTCTGGGCCTTCAGATGGGGTCACTGATCGGCGGATCGGTCATCACCGAAACCGTGTTCAACTGGCCGGGTCTCGGCCTCCGTCTGGTCGATGCGCTGAACGCTCGAGACTGGCCACTAATGCAGGGGATTATCCTCTTCATCGCCATCTCGTTCATCGTCATCAACATCGCCGTCGACGCACTGTACACGTCGCTCAACCCGCAGGTGAACAACGAATGA
- a CDS encoding ABC transporter substrate-binding protein translates to MQGADKFTTNRRNVLRYTAGATTLGLASIAGCIGDDPDDGNGNGNGGNGNGNGGNGNGNGNGGGSLDEITLTLTQFPDTQDPLDHITGDYFNVYDHIYEPVFDFQPGEGILPRIAEEWEAQGDGTTEVSLRDDVVFHNGDDLTAEDIAWTINRTIDPDMGVQSPIGTYGLGSIEGAEAVDETTLSISYGASAGLAEFEFGNYARAMNQQWAIDNFDAENEAIAGADPEAFNGTGPYQVVEYTSGEEIVVEAFDDYWGDQPPFSRVTFNASGESSSRVAALETGESDVTMNILPEDVQTVQDADGIDIRNVTSFRNIFCPMKNTVEPFDSQEFRQAMNYAVDNEAIVSEILSGFGEPRGQPVAPGINGFNDELGPYEHDPGRAESLVEDSGYGGVEITLTAPQGRYLNDAAIGERVADMINQLDNVSCEADIVEFGTVSDANQAGVDPNEFDIPFYMIGWGTITGDTDYGVQGFFTIPDNPSRTFDDEELSDAILETQQIDDPEERTTALQEVNAMAREKAPFVFLHTQESIYGANSNIQWEPREDETIYIWEMEN, encoded by the coding sequence ATGCAGGGTGCTGACAAATTCACCACGAACCGACGGAACGTCCTCCGATACACAGCCGGTGCGACCACGCTTGGACTCGCATCGATCGCCGGTTGTATCGGTGATGATCCGGACGATGGTAACGGCAATGGAAACGGCGGCAACGGCAATGGAAACGGCGGCAATGGAAATGGCAACGGCAACGGCGGCGGTAGCCTCGACGAGATCACGCTGACGCTGACGCAGTTCCCCGACACCCAGGACCCGCTCGATCACATCACCGGGGACTACTTCAACGTCTACGACCACATCTACGAGCCGGTTTTCGACTTCCAACCCGGCGAGGGTATCCTCCCGCGCATCGCCGAGGAGTGGGAAGCACAGGGCGACGGCACGACCGAGGTCTCCCTCAGAGACGACGTGGTCTTCCACAACGGCGACGACCTCACCGCCGAGGACATCGCCTGGACGATCAACCGAACGATCGACCCCGATATGGGTGTCCAGAGTCCGATCGGCACGTACGGTCTCGGCTCCATCGAGGGCGCCGAAGCCGTCGACGAGACGACCCTCTCGATCAGCTACGGCGCGTCGGCCGGCCTCGCGGAGTTCGAGTTCGGGAACTACGCGCGAGCGATGAATCAGCAGTGGGCGATCGACAACTTCGACGCCGAGAACGAAGCGATCGCCGGCGCCGATCCCGAAGCGTTCAACGGGACGGGACCGTACCAGGTCGTCGAGTACACCTCCGGTGAAGAAATCGTCGTCGAGGCGTTCGACGACTACTGGGGCGACCAGCCGCCGTTCAGCCGAGTCACGTTCAACGCCTCCGGCGAGTCGAGCAGCCGCGTCGCTGCACTCGAGACCGGCGAGAGCGACGTGACGATGAACATCCTCCCCGAGGACGTCCAGACCGTCCAGGACGCCGACGGCATCGACATCCGGAACGTCACGAGCTTCCGGAACATCTTCTGCCCGATGAAGAACACGGTGGAACCGTTCGACAGCCAGGAGTTCCGCCAGGCGATGAACTACGCCGTCGACAACGAGGCGATCGTCAGCGAGATCCTCAGCGGCTTCGGTGAACCACGAGGACAGCCGGTCGCACCCGGTATCAACGGCTTCAACGACGAACTCGGACCGTACGAGCACGACCCCGGACGTGCCGAGAGCCTCGTCGAAGACAGCGGCTACGGCGGCGTCGAGATCACGCTCACCGCCCCGCAGGGTCGCTACCTCAACGACGCCGCGATCGGCGAGCGCGTCGCCGACATGATCAACCAGCTCGACAACGTGAGCTGTGAGGCCGACATCGTCGAGTTCGGGACGGTATCCGATGCCAACCAGGCTGGCGTTGACCCCAACGAGTTCGACATCCCGTTCTACATGATCGGCTGGGGGACCATCACCGGCGACACCGACTACGGTGTCCAGGGATTCTTCACGATCCCCGACAACCCGTCGCGAACCTTCGACGACGAAGAACTCAGCGACGCGATCCTCGAGACCCAGCAGATCGACGACCCCGAGGAACGGACCACGGCGCTCCAGGAGGTCAACGCGATGGCGCGTGAGAAAGCACCGTTCGTCTTCCTGCACACCCAGGAGAGCATCTACGGGGCGAACAGCAACATTCAGTGGGAGCCCCGCGAGGACGAGACCATCTACATCTGGGAGATGGAGAATTAA